The sequence AATAATTAAAATTATATTTCTCAGGATGAGATAAATCAATGTTAGCTGAGGATGTAACATAATTTTGCAAATAATCTCCAGAATTCTCATCATCAGGATAGATAAACCTTAAATTAAAAACCATTTCTGGATCCCTCATATCTGAGGTTTCTGCAGCATATAGTTCAAAAAAGTAAGTCCGCTTGTTAGTAATAATCGTCATATTAGTTGTAGCATCTTGTTCCATTGGTTTAATAAAAATTCGATGACCAGCTGGTACTATTTGCCAAGAAGTAGTATCCCCCATAGAAATACTAACTATTTCTTCCTCTTTTGCTAACTCTATACTAGCTTGATAACCGTAATATCCGGTGAACTTAAATACATCATCAGGGCTATATACCATTATCCTAATTCTACTGTCGATTGATAATGGTCTAGATTCTCTAACAGCTAACGTAGTATTGACAAAAAATACTACCATAAAAAATATTATTAATTGCTTCATCTTATTTCTTACTTTTATCTTCTATTAACTTAAGTTTGTAACCAGTGACAACAAAATTAAATTTTGAGTTAGGGGCTAAATGGATGTTAATTGCATCTATTTCAAAATTTATTGTAGCTTGCCACACCATATTTTCCAAAATATCATTAACGGAGTTTTTTGCCACCGATGTAAACATAACCTCAGCCTTATTATTTTTATGATAAATCACTGATAATATATTAACAGAACGCCTTAAAGCCCTTTGGTAACGCATAACTGGTGACAATGAATTATCAATATTCATAAAATTGGCAAATTGTCTAAATATTATACGTGTAGAACTATTCTGAATAAACATAAATTGAGGACGAAGAAAATCATAATCATAAGATTCTCTGTGTATCACATAATTTCTAATCATAATATCTGCAATAGAATTGATTGCATCATTTTTTATATGATTAGCATTAATTATTGTTGCACTTTTAAGAGATTCAGCACTAATTGCGTATCTTATCTGACGAACTGCTGGTAATAAACTGTTAAAACTAACCACCATACCTAGAAATAATGTAAGGAAAACTATAACAAATATCAACAAAAATGATCTTTGCACAAGCGGATATATATACTCAAAATTATACCATCTTCTAGCATCAACAAAATACTCCCCAGACTTAATATATTCTTGAACGGAACTTAATACCTTATCCATTAACCTAAAATAATTGATTACCTT comes from Candidatus Tisiphia endosymbiont of Nemotelus nigrinus and encodes:
- a CDS encoding VirB8/TrbF family protein — encoded protein: MDKVLSSVQEYIKSGEYFVDARRWYNFEYIYPLVQRSFLLIFVIVFLTLFLGMVVSFNSLLPAVRQIRYAISAESLKSATIINANHIKNDAINSIADIMIRNYVIHRESYDYDFLRPQFMFIQNSSTRIIFRQFANFMNIDNSLSPVMRYQRALRRSVNILSVIYHKNNKAEVMFTSVAKNSVNDILENMVWQATINFEIDAINIHLAPNSKFNFVVTGYKLKLIEDKSKK
- the virB9 gene encoding P-type conjugative transfer protein VirB9, with product MKQLIIFFMVVFFVNTTLAVRESRPLSIDSRIRIMVYSPDDVFKFTGYYGYQASIELAKEEEIVSISMGDTTSWQIVPAGHRIFIKPMEQDATTNMTIITNKRTYFFELYAAETSDMRDPEMVFNLRFIYPDDENSGDYLQNYVTSSANIDLSHPEKYNFNYSISGNESIAPIKIFDDGVYTYLQFRDKNAELPAIFAVDEALRESMVNYRLAQDNANMVIIEQVFHKLSIRHGKKIVCVFNEAFKPY